The window TCTACTAACAGGAAAACAGTGACAAACGCTCGCTATACCAGTAACATATTCTCTTAAAGTGAGAAACAGTTTGTGAACATGTATTATTATGCCTCAAGATGTCTGGCAGGCATGTTTCAGCGAGGATTTGTGCTTTTGGAGGCGGGAGAGTGTTGAAAACTGAAGGCGCCTCAGACTCGAGTGACTCTCGCGACTGAAGAGTTTCATCTGCGAGAACGGCCTGAGGGAAACTCTCACACCGGCAAATGGCCTTCATTTAGGACACGGGCTCGGAAATATTAAACACATCTGGATTAAAGCTGTCATAGTGTTTGGAGTTTCTGAAGGTTCAATTTTAAggatttaaaatactaaaaatgcTGCGATGAGGACTCGCGAGCCGACGGAGCTCTGAGGGAGTCTTGAGTGAGCGTGACGCTAAcggaaaaatatacaatatattatttttttatataaacagtgTTACTGCGCTAAATTTGAAGCTGTACGCTTCATCCTGACGTGTCAAAGTCAGTAACATACTTTTAAGCGGTCAAAATGTCGAAAATGTCGAAAAAGAAGAGCTGTTTTCAGATCACGAGCGTAACGCAGGCTCAGGTGGGGGCCAGCAGCATCACGGACGATACCGAGAGTTTGGACGACCCGGACGAATCCAGAACCGAGGATATGTCCTCATCAGAGATATATGACATGTCCAAATTTGGCGATTTTGAGCAGGGGGCGTGTAACGTCAGTTTATCGGATGAACCGCTAAATAACGACTTGGAAACATCTGGCGCCAGCTTGTCAATGACGATACCTGGCTCTTGTAATACAGGTGGTCTTCACACAAACCCAAATGTTCGTGGAGTCATTGGTGCTGCAAGCCAAATGACCACTGCCTCTGTACCTTCCCAGCCTTCATCTTCAGTTGCTGGTGGTGTTGCATCTAATGCACCATCCAGTTTGTCACAGACATCAACATCATTTTGCACTTCTGCTACAGTAAGTAGTTGCAGTTCCCGTTTCAGAGTCATCAAACTAGATCATAGTACAGGTGAGCCCTTCAAAAGAGGTAGGTGGACTTGCACTGAGTTCTATGAGCGAGATACGGATGTTTCCTCATCCGGTCGGACTGTGGATAATGTTAAACAGGCTGGCATCTTGGACCATAATGTGGACAGGGATGGACTAGCAGTTCCTGTTGCAGCAGAACCACATACTGATAGTGGTTACATGTCTGTACCATCTAATCCTCCTGTGGAGCTTCAACAGCAAAGTTTTGGCATTTCACAGCAGGGATTAGGGAACATTTTCCCCGCGGGGACCGGTGATGCCCACATTCAACATGTCAAATCTCCTAGCATGCCTTCTACAACTCAGCCACAGGCTTTCCACCCAGGTAAACTGGCACAAAACCCTGGTCATATCCTTCCCGCTGGTATTCCATCTAATCCATCAGACTATAGGTCACAGCATCAGCCTCCCTTGCAAACTCCTATCTCCTCAGCCCAGACGCTAACAGTGACCTCTATTCCGCTTGGAGTCCCTTTGAACCGGGGCTCATCACCTGTCATGACCCCTGCTGCGGGAAGCACTCATGTTCTCGGATTAGTTCCACCTCAGGCTGCGGATACTATAGGGCACGGCAGAGGGCCACTTCCCATCAGCCATACGGAGCATATTCAGGGGCTCATACAGCAGTCGGGCATTGGTGCAGCTCTAGGGACAGCCACAGCTGTTGTTTCGCAGGCACCAGTGCCGCTCATTCAGCCAGCAGTAACTACGTCTGTCACCCCCCATGCTTTGGTCCCTGGTGTACAAAATGTGCCTGTTATGTCCAGTGCCTCTAATACCCCGCAGAGCATGCCAAACCAGACTCCGGTACCTGTTGTACAGCCCCAACAGGACCAGCCTCAGGGAGTCCACAGCGGTTCCACGGTAGGACTGAGCATGCAGACTTCCCCCTCCAACTTTAGCCAACTTCCCATCAGCACCACTCAGGCCGATGAGAACCGGAGGAACTCTGATGCGCTACCTCAGAGCTTTGTCATCATAGGAAAAGATGCCACCAAGGCCCTGAATCCAGAGTGCTTGAAGCTTCCCACACCTGCTGTCAACAGCCTGTTTGGAATAACTATTCCCATTGATGGAGATGATGACGGGTAAACCTTCATTCTTCATGTTGCTGACCAGGCTGTTTTGATTATGATATAAAGTTTAGTAAAAAATGATAAGTTGGTGTGCAACCTGTCCCCCATGGTTGCAGTATGGCatttacaatataagtgaatggggccagtacataaacGTTTAAATATACATCATTTTAAAaggatagccacaagatgtaaacagcatacatgttaacatgattttagtgtgaaaaaatcagGGATTTAGAGGTGTTACagcgtttaccagattacagagtTTACCGgcattacatggtcatgacacTGAAGTTGTATATTGGATGTAGCTTGGATGAAGATAAGATTAGAAAGCAATTTTATGACatgaaaatcatgttaacatgtataatgtttatgtcttggagctttaattttgaaacggtgtgtatttgaatgtttttttatctGGCCCTATTCACATCAATTGTGGGTGCCATACTGTAACTGcagtttttaccttttttttttttaatgaacatggGAGGAGTTGAAATTagtttttgcggtaatcaacattattccacaaatgctgttgattgagcttgtgttgaacctggaacattcattTAACAAATATTTGTACTTTCTATTGCCAGTAAACTGCTTATTACAGCAGCTCTATCTGTTGTGAAATGTACACTCGAAAAAAGCTTGCCCTAGCTTAACCTTGCAAGCTAGAAGTTGGAAGGTAAGTTTTGCCCTGGGGTAGTGGTGTTTGGATCACAATTTGCATTTTGCCTCGAaggtttcttttgtgtgtgtgttgtgtttttaaatttgtgtaaagTTTTTAAATTCTTTTGTGCAGCATAATGAATTATGAGCAAAATTGTGTCCTGTCCGCCCTCAATTTCACCTGCTGAATACAGAATTGAAGTGTTCTCAATTTACACCAGACTTATTAAGTAAATTGCTGTGAGAAAGATAGATTGAATTTGCTGCTCTAAAGCCACaattaaaatgcatgaatgtagCTGGATTAGATAAGAAAATATCAATCCAGTTGGCCATTACTTTAATGAAAGATAGGACCCTTTTCAAGCCAAAAATAAATTAGTTTGccatttgttaggttttaaatgataaaagaatagaTATGCTGTCCAAAatgaacacaaacaacatttggacacttaaagtcggcatgaaatcaaaatttaccctatttattttattaatgcacaacACTGGTCTTATTTTGAATGGTTCATCCATGAATATTTGCTTTATTAAGGtgtattttctgttgttttcctTTCAAAATCATGTTCGCTACACCAAACTACCTTGGTTGCAGGCCCACTGGCTTAAATAAACATTTAGAATTAGTAGTAATAACGGCGAATTCACGTTTGTTTTCGAGATATTTTACGCCTGAATGCTTCCAGAGGTGATCGCTACTGAATACAACGCGAGTCTGATGGGTTTGGAGTTTATTCGTATTTTTAAATGCCGGTATCTTGGGATGTACactaaaaatattgtgattcaaaaAGTTGAAATATTGTAATCTTCTACTCGCTTGTTTCTCACTCATCTGCACTGAGCTCCAGCCTTGTCGTAAGCAAAGTCCGCGATGTGctatgtgcatttgtgtgctgGTTATggttaatgttgtcagttagatcatcgttcgGTTCTCAAGTCAATGGGTCACAGTGGAAAGGGTGTGGGTCTATGTCTGTAGCTAATTTATGAAGAAAAACATAACGCAAAAACGATGTACGCATAAAGCcgtgtttccatcccatgtgttcaaaagaacaaaattgtcacttaCAGAGAAACTAGCTGCTGTGACTTTTTTATTAATGAAATACTCGCGGTTTAGAGCACACAggcaaaacactgtaaagaactttgttTTATGTCTGGGAACACTATATGTGTGCGTTCCTCCTTCCCGTCTTTGCCGTGCGGAtctgaaatatatttttcaaaggtGTCAATAAACCTGTACTTGCATTTCAGTTTGTATTTGACATATTTGCTTTGCAAACTTATGCAGACTTTGGATTTTGTATACaccattatttcaggatgaccagagcaacatttcagatacGATGATTGGTccactggttagtccagttatgaacgagttattcagtcatttgaattttttaatgcacatcttgtattcctaataaattcaataggagtttattagGTAGATgtttttccatcatagtttatgcacatttcttcttatcgtaTAAAAACTGTACCCCCCTCAAGTGAGCATCTACATTTTGTATgctcattttggagattttattcgcatcttggtgtttccttccagcagtttttatgcaatatcccaaaatgcgcCTAAAAATATGTGGAGGGATACCCAGCTTCCATGTGTCTACTGCTAACTTGCTTTCAGGTTTTCCTCCATTCTGGTATGCAAcggccacttttcacaatccagtcaacaactgatggaagaaataaagtcccCGCCCTACATTTGTTTCTAGTTCGATAAgccgtttcactcagaaatacgtcacaaAATGGAAGAAAAGTCGCAGTTTCCGTTTCATGCCGACATTAACACTTCAAACGTCAAACGTAGCGGAatatgttcatagttaatgtgatgaactgcacctgcggttactctgctaggaaacCTGTGTGAACATTAGGGGAAtagacttcatacatccacaaaaaagtttcttaaaaataattgcaaaaatggctcagaaaagtgaagctagttctgagaaaagcactagcataattttgttttcagatgctttatgtaatgcatttaaattcataCATAAATAAGTGTCCAAAGGCTTTTTGAGGCCATTGTAGATGTGTTTTCCCTAAACAGAAAATAAGTTCTCTGAAACTTTTGTTTGAGACTGTTAGCTCCTTTTTAAAAATAAGtgcaaaaatgtgcaaaaacTGGAAAGATGCATGGGAAGTAGCTAGATAGTGTCTGATTCAAGTGACCTGTCATGTCATTTGTCTTTTTCAAGTTTGTTGAACAAATCTGGTTAAGTCAGGGATTTCAAATGTATCCATATACATTGTCCAGCTCTTAGAGATTTGTTTTGATGGCACGGTTTTCCTGTCACACACTTGTCACCAGAAGCTGAACTGTCTTTTTATGCTGATTAGGAGTTAGCACAGTGCTTAATATCTTGTGATGAGCAGAAGACTCTGTCCACAGACTGATAAACCATTCAGTCATGTGTAACATCTGCATGATGTGCTTCATAGGGAGGCTGTTAGGGAGAGCTGGTAGGAATCTAAGAAAAATCTGTACATGCTGTCAACATAGAAGTGTTAAGAAAGAGACAGCCAACCTATAGACCAACTATATATAATGTATTCAATACTGTACAGACTGTTCCTCAGTGTAGGTTATTGGTAATATTTGAAGacacatttcttttttgtttgggGTAACTTAGACTTAAACTGCATAGTTTTTTCATACAGAGGTAAGGAgatatctttatgggtctaaactcatGAAGAGAAAAAGTaactcatagcagtcatagcacGCATGCAAcaactgcctgtgtatgtgtgcacagtcaaatgaagtacacTTTGAAAGCAGTGGCGAtgtctcagggccagcaaagccttctctgctggtgtaacatgcctaataaatattttttcatactttcattctcattgaccttttttgcctatgtattttcaactctttccactcctaattcatatacaaacgaatagcaaaaaacaaaacgtttatccaatcagaatttattccttgatgcttacaagcaaagtgtgacaactgtttcacaaatcgcatgcccgaagccgagcttgttagccgaagcagcgcgtgagtttgaactccaccccgtcaggccttcagaatttctgcagaatccctcaatagtgcaaatgaatgggcatctaaagtcagattgtcagattcatcagccaatcagattgatttatttgttcttggtgggtgtggcctttaggatatgtcccagtccaagccttctagctggccttgagtgacgcaatcacgctttaagtgatgtacgtaatttgaaagcgaagagcacgagatcttgctgacgagtcggctgtcatcgcTGCCAAATCATCatcgagaaagagatccttaaggatttaaaaacctgagatgttctgaatgatcgtgtgattgatttaattaaacaggaaaggaggactgatttttacttcaagcaaattggtgagtgctttttgcattgttatagcaacatcaggagttttctaagtgtaaattaggccgcttgagcattcagtgtcacatcaagttttgaaaagtaaccgtgtaacctgacgaaacaaaatttattgcaagctaaATTAAAATCGCAGATATTactagagagctttttcttggtattagacctcctttaTTCTGGCTTTTGtacgtggacgtgtttttaaaatgtcatttggtattattagttgactgccatgtaatgtatgataggcatacggtgtcttattcattgtgaaactgtgttttcttaatggcatgaatcgcactgaaggcctagacttaaaatgcacgggccgtggCTGTTTAAAAGGCATTCAACTGTATGCAGATGCTAAGCGTTGTCAAAACTGGAGTATAATTTGTAAAAGTTTTGAAGATAGGAGCCCATTGTTGCATTAACTGAGGTTGGAGCCGAGATATCACACTTCTCTAGCACATCCTTCTCAGCTTTAAATACCCAGGAAATGGCCCTTGATAATGTTAACTTTAGTTCATCACTTTCTGTTCCTCTATGAACGACAGAAGAAAGAGGAAGTGACCTTTTAACTAATATGAATTAAGATATATAAACAGTTAATTCACTAACTGAAATGGTACGACAGGTGAGGCAATGGTAAACGCCTCAAGATTGGTAGAGAATGCGTTACAGCGTTCAGAGTAACATTTGCGTCATTTTGAACAGCCAtagacttctctctctctctcacgtctTCAACAAACCTATGCACTGAATAggaagtttattcattttttaatcattttttttttgttgcttcatCTTCCAAGCGTTGTGCAACACTTACCTGAATATAATCATCTCTTTGTTctagtttaaattaaatgaatgagGTACTTGAAAAGAACGAGTTTACTTTAGGCTGACATTTTTCCTTGAATAGCATTTTGTTCAAAGATGTTATACCAAGGACTATGTAGTTTTGCAGGAGCCTTGCAAGAAATGCTGGAATCAGATGCCTTTGTGAAATTGAAACCTGAAATATGAAGCGTATACCTTTGCTACACAAAAAAAGTAGACCTACACGGAATCTATGCTTGCAAATTCTGTAGAAACACCCATCATTAACATCCCCCGTTCCTTGtatgtttaataaatatttttggctaatttatagggatgcaccaataaaAAAGTTTCAattccgatacctgaactctCTGTATCGGCCAATATCGACCCCAATCCTAAaccagttttgttgttgttgttgttgttgttttctttctttatctgtttagaatatctatacctcactgtgtggaactgattgggatTACTATTTTATGTGTTAAGAAGCAAATCtttaaagagaggaaaaaaaaaaaaattagataaaaacatgtagcctattaagaaaaacataATTGCTGACTAGCAGTGTTGCCATGTCCGCTTACTATGtgactttgggcttgttttttcatGAAGTCGcaggttatgtttttttttttttttttttttgcatgttttgagGGTACAGTTGCGCTTTTGGGCTTGCTGAAGCTTGGGCTCCCAGAACACAATAAACTGTGATCCACCACTAATAGTAGCTGGCAAAAAGCCCCATCTACTGTTCGTGCCATGCTCTACATCAGTGGTGAATACATGCATATATGCTTTTCATCTAGTGAAAGTCTTGAGTAGAAAAGTAGATGGTTCTCTTTACAcccctaaaacttttttttttttttgtatctggaCTTAAATGGATTCAGATTTGTAGTTcactttttaattgtaataagATTATCAGTCCACTTAATTATAAATGGCAGGTgccaataatttaaaaataccaaatatcaGCTGATTTATCGCCTCGGCTATAGGctatatcagtcaaccactagtGACTGTAAAAATATGTTCCATATTTAAAGATGGAATGTCCTGTTTTTGGCTGGTAGAAAGCTGGCAAACCTATTTAGAAGTAATtatgtttaggggttgggttagggaatctaacaaatataaattatatgttaattataagtgtattttaaataaatggacatatttTTTAAGTATAATTACCGTGTGGTTAAACACACACGGTAGTGTCTGTAGATTGCAGAGGCTATTAAGAAATCCTCCAAACTGACAATGATGCAGGAAAATGTCACTATGGTGAGGCCTCCATTAAGAGACTGTCCTGGCTTTCAGCTACCAATGAGAGTGTAGAACTCTCAGCTCCGTTTAACAAATTTTTCCATGTTTAAATTGCATTCCGAAGATTTTTCCCCaacatcagtgcagaaaatgtggtGATTGGTGATCAGCAGTCAAACAGTGAGGAAGAATGCAAGTCTTTCAGAATATGCCAGTTTTTTAGGTTTTAGGTTAATTCCTTTACATTAAATgtcaagattattattattttttttaaattaagctaaAACCACACCTAAACACTTCAACTCCAGTATACCATTTGTATGGTATTGTTTCTTAGATTTCAAAGGTAGAAAGGTAATTACCAACcctgtctcatgacaagtcatagtAATAGTTGAGATGGTGAAATCGAGTTGGCTCTttcaaaaatgtacaacttttacttCCATCGGAAAAAATAAAGGAACTAACGAACAATGTCgttatgatttttcctaagtttgaACCCCTTACCCAACCATCAAGTGTAACCCTTACCCAAACGATTTTAAACTAACAATGATTTTAGCAGGAAAATCGGAAGaaaccacagaagaaagagaaacatcggGGTTAAGAAAGAACATTCTAATGATTTTTCCGAGTTTAACCCCTAACTCAGAcaaaacctaaaccaaaccatgaTTTTTGAATAGTAAAATAACTTATGTGtaccaagaaagaaagaaaacatcagggtttggaaagAGATGAGGGAAGTgaattacaggttattgacatccatcagtcatttgtattgcataaataaatatggaatgtgtAGCAACATTTCTAGCTAAaatttgtattgtattgatttcaAATTCTGTTGATTAGTTGGTCTTATAATTGTacctttttgtacgagccaagtaCTACAATACCTTACGATAtcatcttgtacaaattattaagAGTAGCCATGAGACTGTTGGTAATTACAAGGAAGGATAAATTATTTGTAACTGTTAAAGAACCCACCTCAAACATAAAAGTTCTGCATGTATGACCAACATTTTTTTTGAAGtaacagatcacccaaaaattatgtaCGAGTTAATGGAGCCTCGCACTAATTTCTCTTTTTAAGATCAGACCCTTCCAGCATTGATGGCTTTGAGAGGATCCAgtataaaacagaaaatcaaagATTTTGAAGGGGtgtggtattttttttaatatacactcactgagctctttattaggaacatctgtacacctacttattcatgcaattatctagtcagccaatcatgtggcagcagtgcataaattcatgcagatatgggttaggagcttcagttaatgttcacatcaaccatcagaatgtgatctcagtgatttcgacgtggcatgatttttggtgccagacgggctgatttgagtatttctgaaactgctgatctcctgggatttccacatacaacagtctctagagtttactcagaatggtgccaaaacaaaaaaacatccagtgagcggcagttttgcagatggaaacaccttgttgatgagaggggtcaacagagaatggccagactggttcgagctgacagaaaggctacgttaactccgataactcctctgtacaatagtgagcagaatagcatctcagaatgcacaacacagcgaaccttg of the Myxocyprinus asiaticus isolate MX2 ecotype Aquarium Trade chromosome 49, UBuf_Myxa_2, whole genome shotgun sequence genome contains:
- the LOC127438447 gene encoding TSC22 domain family protein 2-like isoform X1 produces the protein MSKMSKKKSCFQITSVTQAQVGASSITDDTESLDDPDESRTEDMSSSEIYDMSKFGDFEQGACNVSLSDEPLNNDLETSGASLSMTIPGSCNTGGLHTNPNVRGVIGAASQMTTASVPSQPSSSVAGGVASNAPSSLSQTSTSFCTSATVSSCSSRFRVIKLDHSTGEPFKRGRWTCTEFYERDTDVSSSGRTVDNVKQAGILDHNVDRDGLAVPVAAEPHTDSGYMSVPSNPPVELQQQSFGISQQGLGNIFPAGTGDAHIQHVKSPSMPSTTQPQAFHPGKLAQNPGHILPAGIPSNPSDYRSQHQPPLQTPISSAQTLTVTSIPLGVPLNRGSSPVMTPAAGSTHVLGLVPPQAADTIGHGRGPLPISHTEHIQGLIQQSGIGAALGTATAVVSQAPVPLIQPAVTTSVTPHALVPGVQNVPVMSSASNTPQSMPNQTPVPVVQPQQDQPQGVHSGSTVGLSMQTSPSNFSQLPISTTQADENRRNSDALPQSFVIIGKDATKALNPECLKLPTPAVNSLFGITIPIDGDDDGNPSTAFYQAFPNCRAKVISDGASGASVVAIDNKIEQAMDLVKSHLMYAVREEVEVLKEQIKELYERNSLLERENAVLKSLANTEQLNQLTNPESTSPQQTGVNAILQEGSKLVTLPPHPNVSTA
- the LOC127438447 gene encoding TSC22 domain family protein 2-like isoform X2 — translated: MSKMSKKKSCFQITSVTQAQVGASSITDDTESLDDPDESRTEDMSSSEIYDMSKFGDFEQGACNVSLSDEPLNNDLETSGASLSMTIPGSCNTGGLHTNPNVRGVIGAASQMTTASVPSQPSSSVAGGVASNAPSSLSQTSTSFCTSATVSSCSSRFRVIKLDHSTGEPFKRGRWTCTEFYERDTDVSSSGRTVDNVKQAGILDHNVDRDGLAVPVAAEPHTDSGYMSVPSNPPVELQQQSFGISQQGLGNIFPAGTGDAHIQHVKSPSMPSTTQPQAFHPGKLAQNPGHILPAGIPSNPSDYRSQHQPPLQTPISSAQTLTVTSIPLGVPLNRGSSPVMTPAAGSTHVLGLVPPQAADTIGHGRGPLPISHTEHIQGLIQQSGIGAALGTATAVVSQAPVPLIQPAVTTSVTPHALVPGVQNVPVMSSASNTPQSMPNQTPVPVVQPQQDQPQGVHSGSTVGLSMQTSPSNFSQLPISTTQADENRRNSDALPQSFVIIGKDATKALNPECLKLPTPAVNSLFGITIPIDGDDDGASGASVVAIDNKIEQAMDLVKSHLMYAVREEVEVLKEQIKELYERNSLLERENAVLKSLANTEQLNQLTNPESTSPQQTGVNAILQEGSKLVTLPPHPNVSTA